In one window of Temnothorax longispinosus isolate EJ_2023e chromosome 9, Tlon_JGU_v1, whole genome shotgun sequence DNA:
- the Nst gene encoding phosphoacetylglucosamine mutase isoform X1, translating to MEQSYFRDVVNAEYNRKHDERIEYGTAGFRTKSDILEHVLYRMGLLAVLRSKAKRAAIGLMITASHNLEPDNGIKLVDPAGEMLEASWETIATNLANVQDNELISRLTHISTNENIDLLVPATVIIGRDTRRSSPILLNAALAGIRALYGNVTDLGLITTPQLHYVVVCTNTNGAYGNPTLQGYYSKLAAVFKSIRGAETNNGMYMNVLQLDAANGVGAIAAKEFQRSLEGVLNIRLFNDGSGNLNHMCGADYVKVQQALPLNIPSETNVRCVSIDGDADRVVYFYIDRANKFHLLDGDRIATLVAAYFKELLETSGLALQLGLVQTAYANGGSTNYISNVLRVPVACVPTGVKHLHKKALEFDIGIYFEANGHGTVIFKDIAKETIKNHAKNETLLAAQRVASAKLRDVIDLINETVGDALSDMLLVETILHAKGWNVIEWERSYNDLPNKQLKVRVKDRNLITTTNAERHCLTPVGLQEEIDKIVSKYSRGRSFVRPSGTEDIVRVYAECENSSDVGKLAMGVASLVYRLAGGVGPEPNLS from the exons ATGGAACAGAGTTATTTTCGAGATGTCGTGAACGCGGAGTACAATCGGAAACACGACGAACGTATTGAATATGGTACTGCTGGCTTTAGAACCAA GTCGGATATCTTGGAGCATGTCTTATATAGAATGGGCCTCCTAGCTGTATTACGATCCAAAGCAAAGAGAG ctgCCATAGGTTTAATGATTACCGCAAGCCATAATTTGGAACCTGATAATGGCATCAAACTCGTTGACCCAGCTGGCGAAATGCTTGAGGCTTCTTGGGAAACGATAGCGACGAATTTAGCTAACGTGCAAGACAATGAATTGATATCAAGGCTGACACATATATCCACAAACGAAAATATTGACTTACTGGTGCCAGCCACAGTGATAATAGGAAGGGATACTCGTAGAAGCAGTCCCATCCTGTTGAACGCTGCACTGGCAGGAATCAGAGCTTTATACGGCAACGTTACAGATTTAGGACTGATCACGACTCCGCAGTTACATTACGTCGTGGTATGCACGAACACTAACGGTGCCTACGGCAATCCCACGCTGCAAGGCTACTATTCGAAGCTAGCAGCAGTATTTAAAAGCATACGAGGTGCTGAGACAAACAACGGAATGTACATGAACGTATTGCAGTTGGATGCGGCAAATGGCGTCGGCGCTATCGCAGCAAAGGAGTTTCAGAGATCCTTGGAGGGCGTGCTAAATATCAGGTTATTTAACGACGGAAGCGGAAACTTGAATCATATGTGCGGCGCGGATTACGTAAAAGTGCAACAAGCATTGCCTTTGAATATCCCATCTGAGACAAATGTCAGATGCGTTAGCATAGACGGGGACGCCGATAGAGTTGTATATTTCTACATAGATAGAGCTAATAAGTTTCATCTTTTGGACGGGGACCGAATAGCGACGTTAGTAGCCGCTTATTTCAAGGAACTATTGGAAACGAGTGGTTTAGCCTTACAATTGGGCCTGGTGCAAACCGCATATGCCAATGGTGGTTCAACCAATTATATTTCGAACGTATTGAGAGTCCCAGTGGCGTGCGTGCCAACTGGCGTGAAGCATTTGCACAAGAAAGCACTGGAATTCGACATTGGAATCTACTTCGAAGCAAACGGACATGGAACTGTCATCTTCAAGGATATTGCTAAAGAAACCATCAAGAATCACGCTAAAAACGAAACGCTTTTAGCGGCACAAAGAGTGGCCTCTGCAAAATTGAGGGATGTAATCGATTTGATCAATGAAACGGTCGGCGACGCGTTGAGCGACATGCTGCTAGTCGAGACTATATTGCATGCCAAGGGCTGGAACGTTATCGAGTGGGAAAGAAGTTACAATGATCTTCCAAATAAGCAACTCAAAGTCAGGGTAAAAGACCGAAACCTTATAACAACAACGAATGCGGAAAGACATTGTTTGACTCCCGTTGGTTTGCAAGAAGAGATCGATAAGATCGTCTCGAAATATTCAAGAGGTCGATCTTTTGTTAG GCCTTCTGGAACTGAAGATATCGTACGGGTTTATGCGGAATGTGAAAATTCATCGGATGTTGGCAAACTAGCCATGGGAGTAGCTTCACTCGTATACAGACTCGCGGGCGGTGTCGGACCGGAGCCCAATTTATCGTGA
- the Nst gene encoding phosphoacetylglucosamine mutase isoform X2: MITASHNLEPDNGIKLVDPAGEMLEASWETIATNLANVQDNELISRLTHISTNENIDLLVPATVIIGRDTRRSSPILLNAALAGIRALYGNVTDLGLITTPQLHYVVVCTNTNGAYGNPTLQGYYSKLAAVFKSIRGAETNNGMYMNVLQLDAANGVGAIAAKEFQRSLEGVLNIRLFNDGSGNLNHMCGADYVKVQQALPLNIPSETNVRCVSIDGDADRVVYFYIDRANKFHLLDGDRIATLVAAYFKELLETSGLALQLGLVQTAYANGGSTNYISNVLRVPVACVPTGVKHLHKKALEFDIGIYFEANGHGTVIFKDIAKETIKNHAKNETLLAAQRVASAKLRDVIDLINETVGDALSDMLLVETILHAKGWNVIEWERSYNDLPNKQLKVRVKDRNLITTTNAERHCLTPVGLQEEIDKIVSKYSRGRSFVRPSGTEDIVRVYAECENSSDVGKLAMGVASLVYRLAGGVGPEPNLS, encoded by the exons ATGATTACCGCAAGCCATAATTTGGAACCTGATAATGGCATCAAACTCGTTGACCCAGCTGGCGAAATGCTTGAGGCTTCTTGGGAAACGATAGCGACGAATTTAGCTAACGTGCAAGACAATGAATTGATATCAAGGCTGACACATATATCCACAAACGAAAATATTGACTTACTGGTGCCAGCCACAGTGATAATAGGAAGGGATACTCGTAGAAGCAGTCCCATCCTGTTGAACGCTGCACTGGCAGGAATCAGAGCTTTATACGGCAACGTTACAGATTTAGGACTGATCACGACTCCGCAGTTACATTACGTCGTGGTATGCACGAACACTAACGGTGCCTACGGCAATCCCACGCTGCAAGGCTACTATTCGAAGCTAGCAGCAGTATTTAAAAGCATACGAGGTGCTGAGACAAACAACGGAATGTACATGAACGTATTGCAGTTGGATGCGGCAAATGGCGTCGGCGCTATCGCAGCAAAGGAGTTTCAGAGATCCTTGGAGGGCGTGCTAAATATCAGGTTATTTAACGACGGAAGCGGAAACTTGAATCATATGTGCGGCGCGGATTACGTAAAAGTGCAACAAGCATTGCCTTTGAATATCCCATCTGAGACAAATGTCAGATGCGTTAGCATAGACGGGGACGCCGATAGAGTTGTATATTTCTACATAGATAGAGCTAATAAGTTTCATCTTTTGGACGGGGACCGAATAGCGACGTTAGTAGCCGCTTATTTCAAGGAACTATTGGAAACGAGTGGTTTAGCCTTACAATTGGGCCTGGTGCAAACCGCATATGCCAATGGTGGTTCAACCAATTATATTTCGAACGTATTGAGAGTCCCAGTGGCGTGCGTGCCAACTGGCGTGAAGCATTTGCACAAGAAAGCACTGGAATTCGACATTGGAATCTACTTCGAAGCAAACGGACATGGAACTGTCATCTTCAAGGATATTGCTAAAGAAACCATCAAGAATCACGCTAAAAACGAAACGCTTTTAGCGGCACAAAGAGTGGCCTCTGCAAAATTGAGGGATGTAATCGATTTGATCAATGAAACGGTCGGCGACGCGTTGAGCGACATGCTGCTAGTCGAGACTATATTGCATGCCAAGGGCTGGAACGTTATCGAGTGGGAAAGAAGTTACAATGATCTTCCAAATAAGCAACTCAAAGTCAGGGTAAAAGACCGAAACCTTATAACAACAACGAATGCGGAAAGACATTGTTTGACTCCCGTTGGTTTGCAAGAAGAGATCGATAAGATCGTCTCGAAATATTCAAGAGGTCGATCTTTTGTTAG GCCTTCTGGAACTGAAGATATCGTACGGGTTTATGCGGAATGTGAAAATTCATCGGATGTTGGCAAACTAGCCATGGGAGTAGCTTCACTCGTATACAGACTCGCGGGCGGTGTCGGACCGGAGCCCAATTTATCGTGA